From Symphalangus syndactylus isolate Jambi chromosome 17, NHGRI_mSymSyn1-v2.1_pri, whole genome shotgun sequence, one genomic window encodes:
- the LOC129462075 gene encoding LOW QUALITY PROTEIN: ralA-binding protein 1-like (The sequence of the model RefSeq protein was modified relative to this genomic sequence to represent the inferred CDS: inserted 1 base in 1 codon; substituted 3 bases at 3 genomic stop codons): MGFDTTSILKTILKTSKYILPALNYIHESPPTQYFHPDISNITCQLSAVPHLSQNVPVETHPGSIFCILQCDQVDTQYSPSQYQRDFFGVVSHRGGGWAGWEWGARGRPEAQHRRQLRWLQQQQPEHQEVADAAAGQSVARQQSQGISKTECFLPPXSSPSEHRRMKHGSGLTQTPSSEEISPTKFPGLYCTGQPSPPHGILHESPDIVPDDEKDHGKKIGKFKKKEKRTESYAAFQEDSSGDEAESPSRMKRPKGIHVFKKPSFSKKKKKDFKIKERPKEEKHKEEKHKEEKHKEKKSKDLTAADVVKQWKEKKKKKKPIQEPEVPQIDVPNLKPIFGIPLADAVERTMMYDGIQLLAVFYECIDHLEKYGMKCEGIYRVSGIKSKVDELKAAYDRGESTNLEEYEPDTVASLLKQYLXDLPENSVTKELMPRFEEVCGRPMKTEKVQEFQHLLKXLPEYNYFLTSWLIVHMDHVIANELETKMNTQNISIVLSPTVQISNQVLYVFFTHVQELFGNVVLKQVTKPLRWSNMATMPMLPETQARIKEEIRRQGFLLNCLHRYLQGGIKDLSKEERLWKVQRILMALKRKLREAXRQECETKIAQEIASLLKEDVSKEEMNENEEVINILLARENEILTEQEELLTMEQFLRRQISSEKEEMGRLRAELAEIQSRQQHSRSETEEYSSESDSEDEEELQIILEDLQRQNEELEIKNNHLNQAIQEKREVIIELCVQLRLLQMQGAKAEQQVQEDQEPGWRRGALQPPRDCVLGPKEAKEQPKAGKEPVKPSPSRHRKETSI; this comes from the exons ATGGGTTTTGATACCACTAGTATTCTAAAGACTATTCTAAAGACTTCCAAATATATACTGCCAGCCTTAAATTACATTCATGAATCACCACCTACTCAGTATTTCCACCCAGATATCTCTAACATAACATGTCAATTATCAGCGGTCCCTCACCTCTCGCAAAATGTTCCTGTTGAA acacacccaggatcaatattttgTATCCTTCAGTGCGATcaggttgacactcagtattcaCCATCACAGTATCAAAGGGATTTTTTTGGTGTGGTCAGTCACAGAG GTGGAGGCTGGGCGGGGTGGGAATGGGGCGCCAGAGGCCGGCCTGAGGCGCAGCACAGGAGGCAGCTCCggtggctgcagcagcagcagcctgagCACCAGGAGGTGGCAGACGCGGCGGCGGGGCAGTCGGTTGCACGGCAGCAGTCACAG GGCATTAGCAAGACCGAGTGCTTCCTGCCCC CCAGCAGCCCCAGTGAACACCGCAGGATGAAGCATGGCAGCGGGCTTACCCAGACCCCCAGCTCTGAAGAGATCAGTCCTACTAAGTTTCCTGGATTGTACTGCACTGGCCAGCCCTCACCTCCCCATGGCATCCTCCATGAGTCTCCTGATATAGTGCCTGATGATGAGAAAGACCAtgggaagaaaataggaaaatttaagaaaaaggaaaagaggactGAAAGCTATGCAGCCTTTCAGGAAGATAGCTCTGGAGATGAGGCAGAAAGTCCTTCCAGAATGAAGAGGCCCAAGGGAATCCATGTTTTCAAGAAGCCCagcttttctaaaaagaaaaagaaggattttaaaataaaagagagacccaaagaagaaaagcataaagaagagaagcacaaagaagaaaaacataaagagaagaagtcaaaagATTTGACAGCAGCTGATGTTGTTAAACagtggaaggaaaagaagaaaaagaaaaagccaattcAGGAGCCAGAGGTGCCTCAGATTGATGTTCCAAATCTCAAACCCATTTTTGGAATTCCTTTGGCTGATGCAGTAGAGAGGACCATGATGTATGATGGCATTCAGCTGCTGGCCGTTTTCTACGAATGTATAGATCACTTAGAGAAGTATGGCATGAAATGCGAAGGCATCTACAGAGTATCAGGAATTAAATCAAAGGTGGATGAGCTAAAAGCAGCCTATGATCGGGGGGAGTCTACCAACTTGGAAGAATATGAGCCTGACACTGTAGCCAGTTTGCTGAAGCAGTATTTGTGAGACCTTCCAGAGAATTCGGTTACCAAAGAGCTTATGCCGAGATTTGAAGAAGTTTGTGGGAGGCCCATGAAGACTGAGAAAGTGCAGGaattccagcatttactcaaataaCTGCCAGAATATAACTATTTTCTGACTTCTTGGCTCATTGTGCACATGGACCATGTCATTGCAAATGAActggaaacaaaaatgaatacacAGAATATTTCTATAGTGCTCAGTCCAACTGTGCAGATCAGCAATCAAGTCCTGTATGTGTTTTTCACACATGTGCAAGAACTCTTTGGAAATGTGGTATTAAAGCAAGTGACGAAACCTCTGCGATGGTCTAACATGGCCACAATGCCCATGCTGCCAGAGACCCAGGCGCGCATCAAGGAGGagatcaggagacagggttttcttTTGAATTGTTTACATCGATATCTGCAGGGTGGGATAAAGGATTTATCTAAAGAAGAAAGATTATGGAAAGTCCAAAGAATTTTGATGGCCCTCAAAAGAAAACTGAGAGAAGCTTAAAGACAGGAGTGTGAAACCAAGATTGCACAAGAGATAGCCAGTCTTTTAAAAGAGGATGTTTCCAAAgaagagatgaatgaaaatgaagaagttATAAATATTCTCCTTGCTCGGGAGAATGAGATCCTGACTGAACAGGAGGAGCTCCTGACCATGGAGCAGTTTCTACGCCGGCAGATTTcctcagaaaaagaagagatgggACGCCTCAGAGCCGAGCTTGCTGAAATTCAGAGTCGCCAGCAGCACAGCCGAAGTGAGACTGAGGAGTACTCCTCCGAGAGCGACAGCGAGGATGAGGAGGAGCTGCAGATTATTCTGGAAGATTTACAGAGACAGAACGAAGAGCTGGAAATAAAGAACAATCATTTGAATCAAGCAATTCAAGAGAAGCGCGAGGTCATCATTGAGCTGTGCGTGCAGCTCCGGCTGCTCCAGATGCAGGGAGCCAAGGCTGAGCAGCAGGTGCAGGAGGACCAGGAGCCTGGGTGGCGCAGAGGTGCCCTCCAGCCGCCCAGAGACTGTGTCCTTGGGCCAAAAGAGGCTAAAGAGCAGCCAAAGGCAGGCAAAGAGCCGGTGAAGCCATCGCCCAGCAGGCACAGGAAGGAGACGTCCATCTGA